A single region of the Candidatus Margulisiibacteriota bacterium genome encodes:
- a CDS encoding peptidylprolyl isomerase, translating to LATGTQAWFSPTSGEKVEDTPLYANTVFHRVIPGFMIQGGDPLGVGRGGPGYRFNDEFNDALKHDKSGKLSMANSGPNTNGSQFFITHIPTPWLDGKHTVFGQVVDGMDIVNKIGNVKRDKADKPIVPVVLKEIQIISK from the coding sequence CTAGCAACTGGAACACAAGCATGGTTTTCCCCTACATCTGGAGAGAAAGTGGAAGATACTCCTTTATATGCTAATACAGTTTTTCACCGTGTTATTCCTGGGTTTATGATTCAAGGCGGAGATCCCTTAGGAGTTGGCAGAGGTGGTCCTGGCTACAGATTTAATGATGAATTTAACGACGCCTTAAAACACGATAAGTCGGGGAAATTATCCATGGCTAACAGCGGACCTAACACCAATGGTAGTCAGTTTTTTATTACACATATTCCAACACCTTGGCTTGATGGAAAACACACAGTTTTTGGACAAGTGGTAGACGGCATGGATATAGTAAATAAAATAGGCAATGTTAAAAGAGATAAAGCTGACAAGCCTATTGTTCCGGTTGTGTTAAAAGAAATTCAAATAATAAGCAAATAG
- the rsmD gene encoding 16S rRNA (guanine(966)-N(2))-methyltransferase RsmD, with amino-acid sequence MHILLGKYKGKKLLADEAITKPTTGKTKEALCSILYGRLKKAKVLDLFCGSGAVGFELLSSGAGELTGVDKDVRMAIKNAQTIGLTNASFFKNDCLVAIQKLAEKNEAFDIIFIDPPYDYAQKDDLLLAISNFDILAPEGVIVFETAKNTFFPEKIGQFCFIKEYRYGYSKLTLFEHINK; translated from the coding sequence ATGCATATCCTTTTAGGAAAATATAAAGGTAAAAAACTTCTAGCAGATGAAGCCATAACCAAGCCAACAACTGGTAAAACCAAAGAGGCCTTATGCTCAATCCTTTATGGTAGATTAAAGAAAGCTAAGGTGTTAGACCTTTTTTGTGGCTCTGGTGCTGTTGGTTTTGAATTGCTTAGTAGTGGTGCTGGTGAATTAACAGGTGTGGACAAAGACGTTCGGATGGCAATAAAAAATGCTCAAACTATTGGCTTAACAAACGCTAGTTTTTTTAAAAACGATTGTCTTGTGGCTATTCAGAAATTAGCGGAAAAGAACGAAGCTTTTGATATTATTTTTATCGACCCACCTTATGATTATGCTCAAAAAGATGATTTATTGCTGGCTATCTCTAATTTTGATATACTAGCCCCAGAGGGAGTAATTGTTTTTGAAACAGCAAAAAACACTTTTTTCCCAGAAAAAATCGGTCAGTTTTGTTTTATTAAAGAGTACAGATATGGTTATTCTAAATTAACTTTGTTTGAACATATCAACAAATAA
- the coaD gene encoding pantetheine-phosphate adenylyltransferase, whose translation MKKIAVYPGSFDPITNGHLSIIKRALKVIDELVVVVAHNPAKQGFFTIEERVNFLKELNLPNVKVAHFEGLLINACTEHNATIIIRGLRAMSDFEQEFQLALGNRRLSKDIETVFLMTSHNYSYLSSSLIKEIALNGGDIKGLVPDNVREALEQRRRK comes from the coding sequence ATGAAAAAGATTGCAGTTTATCCCGGAAGCTTTGACCCCATCACCAATGGACATTTATCCATTATTAAAAGAGCACTAAAGGTTATTGATGAATTAGTTGTTGTCGTCGCACATAATCCTGCAAAGCAGGGTTTTTTCACGATAGAGGAACGAGTTAATTTTTTAAAAGAACTAAATTTGCCAAATGTTAAAGTGGCTCATTTCGAAGGTTTACTAATAAATGCCTGTACTGAGCATAATGCGACTATTATTATTAGAGGACTTAGAGCAATGTCCGATTTTGAGCAAGAGTTTCAGCTTGCTTTAGGTAACAGAAGACTAAGTAAAGACATAGAAACAGTGTTCTTGATGACTAGCCATAATTATTCTTACCTTAGTTCTTCTTTGATTAAAGAAATTGCTCTAAATGGTGGTGACATAAAAGGACTTGTGCCTGATAATGTAAGAGAAGCACTTGAACAAAGACGGAGAAAATAG
- the rph gene encoding ribonuclease PH has translation MTLIKREDGRKHNELRPIKITRNYLKHPDGSVLVECGNTKVIVTATIETNAPFFQKEKGEGWLTAEYGMLPASTNTRMKRERASVGGRTMEIQRLIGRSLRMAVNLKDMEERTITLDADVIQADGGTRTAAITGAWVALYDAVQNGLKTKKLEKNPIKQQVAAISVGVIKGQPMLDLCYTEDSRADVDMNIVMTANNQLIEIQGTGENAPFSKEILDELYSLASNGLSEIFKIQRGEK, from the coding sequence ATGACATTGATTAAAAGAGAAGACGGAAGAAAACACAACGAACTTAGACCAATCAAAATTACTAGAAACTACTTAAAACATCCTGATGGCTCCGTGCTTGTGGAATGTGGGAATACTAAAGTTATAGTTACTGCAACTATCGAAACAAATGCTCCTTTTTTTCAGAAAGAAAAAGGCGAAGGTTGGCTAACTGCTGAATATGGCATGCTTCCTGCTTCGACCAATACTAGAATGAAAAGAGAACGAGCCAGTGTCGGTGGCAGAACCATGGAAATTCAAAGGCTTATCGGTCGCTCCTTACGAATGGCTGTTAACCTCAAGGATATGGAAGAACGAACTATTACCCTTGATGCGGATGTAATCCAAGCAGATGGAGGCACTAGAACTGCCGCTATCACTGGAGCTTGGGTTGCTCTTTATGATGCAGTCCAAAACGGTCTTAAAACAAAGAAACTTGAAAAAAATCCTATTAAGCAACAAGTCGCTGCAATTAGTGTTGGTGTTATTAAAGGTCAGCCTATGTTAGACCTTTGTTATACAGAGGATTCTAGAGCAGATGTTGATATGAACATTGTTATGACCGCCAATAACCAATTAATCGAAATTCAAGGCACGGGAGAAAACGCTCCTTTCTCTAAAGAAATTTTAGATGAGCTGTATAGCTTAGCTTCTAATGGTCTGAGTGAGATTTTCAAAATACAACGTGGTGAAAAATAA
- a CDS encoding shikimate kinase encodes MKNNIILIGFMGSGKTTVAEKVCSLNGFSLVDLDERIEDKESRKISEIFASDGEEYFRTIESKLLKDNLVYEKQVVSTGGGIVLQEENRELLKESGTVFWLYATATTIFERIKDDKNRPLINTNKSKEEIIQKIESMMSARFELYKDTADVIINTDRLSPEECADEILKEYKLLT; translated from the coding sequence GTGAAAAATAATATAATTCTTATTGGTTTCATGGGCAGTGGCAAAACTACTGTTGCTGAAAAAGTTTGTAGCCTTAATGGGTTTTCACTTGTGGATCTTGACGAAAGAATAGAAGATAAAGAATCAAGAAAAATATCAGAAATTTTTGCCTCTGACGGTGAAGAATATTTTCGTACAATAGAGTCCAAGCTTTTAAAAGATAATTTGGTTTATGAAAAACAAGTCGTTTCTACTGGTGGTGGAATTGTTTTGCAAGAAGAAAATAGAGAATTATTAAAAGAGTCAGGAACTGTCTTTTGGCTATATGCTACAGCTACAACAATATTTGAAAGAATAAAGGATGACAAAAATAGACCTTTAATCAATACAAATAAATCCAAAGAAGAAATTATCCAGAAGATAGAAAGCATGATGTCAGCTCGATTTGAGTTATACAAAGATACTGCTGATGTAATAATCAATACTGACAGATTATCTCCCGAAGAATGCGCGGATGAGATTCTGAAAGAGTATAAGTTATTAACTTAA
- a CDS encoding M24 family metallopeptidase: MTHQNMHKFKKWFLSHYNKSIKIKTKEEINNIYKACQLTSFIYEKIINNDLKPGVTEQEIAKKIYDYSQQYGADKKLAFPTIVGSGPNSSFIHSTPSDRIIREGDVVQFDMGVKYKGYCSDLSRVVYLCKDNGKYSSKMYERYKIVKKAQKKAVKSLELGMPLVDIHKGAVRYFEKRDLHYYFQHSLGHSLGRDIHEAPFVNQDCPIDICPEEGMVLTIEPGLYFPGQYGFRIEDTILITKFGSINLTKATKDFFIY, translated from the coding sequence ATGACTCACCAAAATATGCACAAATTCAAAAAATGGTTTTTAAGCCATTACAATAAAAGTATTAAAATTAAAACAAAAGAAGAAATCAACAACATCTACAAAGCCTGTCAACTGACTAGCTTTATTTATGAAAAGATAATAAATAACGACTTAAAGCCTGGTGTTACTGAACAAGAAATAGCCAAAAAAATTTATGATTATTCCCAACAATATGGAGCAGACAAGAAACTAGCCTTTCCTACCATCGTTGGTTCTGGGCCTAATTCTTCTTTTATTCATAGCACGCCTTCCGATAGGATTATTAGGGAAGGAGATGTTGTGCAGTTTGATATGGGTGTAAAGTATAAAGGTTATTGTTCTGATCTTTCGAGAGTAGTTTATCTGTGCAAAGATAACGGTAAATATTCTTCCAAAATGTATGAAAGATATAAAATAGTAAAAAAAGCACAAAAAAAAGCAGTTAAGTCTTTAGAGTTAGGCATGCCTTTAGTAGATATTCATAAAGGAGCTGTTCGTTACTTTGAAAAAAGGGATTTACATTATTATTTTCAACATAGTTTGGGTCACAGCTTGGGCCGAGATATTCATGAGGCGCCGTTTGTAAATCAAGATTGTCCAATAGATATTTGTCCTGAGGAAGGAATGGTTTTAACGATTGAACCAGGATTATATTTCCCTGGTCAGTATGGGTTTAGAATAGAAGATACAATTTTGATAACAAAATTTGGCTCAATAAATCTTACCAAAGCTACTAAAGATTTCTTCATTTATTAA
- a CDS encoding sodium-translocating pyrophosphatase, whose product MENLVQIPMLWWIAPIGSIIALIFAFIFYKTLMSKDEGTDKMKEIAQYVREGAMAYLRQQYKVVIIFFVIATIVLAIMAYGLGIQNKIVPFAFLTGGFFSGLAGFLGMKTATNASARTAWAASKSLNQGLQVSFRAGAVMGMVVVGLGLLDISLWFIILKVLAPMFGLVMDNTTITVVMLTFGMGASSQALFARVGGGIFTKAADVGADLVGKVEAGIPEDDPRNPATIADNVGDNVGDVAGMGADLYESYCGSILATAALGVAAFRGTSFEMNSLVLPMIIAGLGIIFSIIGIFFVRTKEDATQKDLLRSLNNGVYLSSIMIIIASAILVNKLLPGNFGVFWSIITGLLAGIIIGQGTEYYTSHDYQPTRRIAEAAKTGPGTLIISGIATGMESTMLPAITISAGMLLAYGFSGGFVNPSLGLYGVGIAAVGMLSTLGITLATDAYGPIADNAGGNAEMAGLGEEVRKRTDALDALGNTTAATGKGFAIGSAALTALALLAAYIEEIRLSLQHIGQTTIMVGGQAIDVATATLADFMAYYQVQLMNPKVLIGMMIGAMLAFLFSALTMKAVGRAAGAMVDEVRRQFREIAGIMEGTGKPDYAACVAISTQGAQREMMLPSLIAVIAPIVVGVLLGVAGVVGMLAGGLSTGFMLAIMLNNAGGAWDNAKKYVETGALGGKGSDIHKAAVIGDTVGDPFKDTSGPSLNILIKLISMVSIVFAGLTVKFAPMVSEFLGMGIN is encoded by the coding sequence ATGGAAAATTTAGTGCAGATTCCAATGCTTTGGTGGATTGCTCCAATCGGATCTATCATTGCGCTTATTTTTGCTTTCATCTTTTATAAAACATTGATGAGCAAAGACGAGGGTACAGACAAGATGAAAGAGATAGCTCAATACGTTAGAGAGGGGGCTATGGCTTATCTAAGACAACAGTATAAAGTTGTCATAATTTTCTTTGTAATAGCGACAATCGTCCTAGCTATAATGGCCTATGGTCTAGGGATTCAAAACAAAATCGTTCCTTTTGCATTTTTAACTGGAGGTTTCTTTTCAGGTTTAGCTGGTTTCTTAGGTATGAAAACAGCAACAAACGCTTCTGCTAGAACAGCATGGGCAGCAAGCAAATCACTTAATCAAGGATTACAGGTATCCTTTCGTGCAGGTGCGGTTATGGGTATGGTAGTTGTTGGTCTAGGTTTATTAGATATCAGTTTATGGTTTATTATCTTAAAGGTATTAGCACCAATGTTCGGATTAGTTATGGATAACACTACAATAACTGTTGTAATGTTAACTTTCGGTATGGGTGCTTCTTCCCAAGCTCTATTTGCTAGAGTAGGTGGAGGTATTTTCACTAAAGCTGCTGACGTAGGTGCAGACCTTGTTGGTAAAGTTGAAGCTGGTATCCCAGAAGATGATCCTAGAAATCCTGCGACAATTGCTGACAATGTTGGTGACAACGTAGGTGACGTAGCTGGTATGGGTGCTGACCTATATGAATCATATTGTGGTTCAATCTTAGCAACAGCAGCATTAGGAGTTGCAGCTTTCAGAGGAACATCTTTTGAAATGAATTCATTAGTTCTCCCAATGATTATTGCAGGTTTAGGTATTATTTTTTCAATCATTGGTATCTTTTTTGTTAGAACAAAAGAAGATGCGACACAAAAAGATTTATTAAGATCTTTGAACAATGGTGTTTATCTAAGTTCAATCATGATCATTATTGCTAGTGCAATTTTAGTTAACAAATTATTGCCTGGTAATTTTGGAGTTTTCTGGTCAATTATTACTGGTCTTTTAGCAGGTATCATTATTGGTCAAGGCACTGAGTACTATACTTCTCATGACTATCAACCAACTAGAAGGATAGCTGAAGCTGCTAAAACAGGTCCAGGTACATTAATAATTTCTGGTATTGCTACAGGTATGGAATCAACTATGCTTCCAGCTATAACAATTTCAGCTGGAATGTTGCTTGCTTATGGCTTTTCTGGTGGTTTTGTTAACCCTTCTCTTGGTTTATATGGCGTAGGTATCGCAGCAGTTGGGATGCTTTCAACTCTTGGTATCACTCTAGCAACAGACGCTTATGGTCCAATTGCTGATAATGCGGGTGGAAACGCTGAGATGGCTGGATTAGGTGAAGAAGTTAGAAAACGTACAGATGCTTTAGATGCATTAGGAAATACTACTGCAGCTACAGGCAAAGGTTTTGCCATCGGTTCAGCTGCTCTTACGGCACTTGCTTTATTGGCAGCCTACATTGAAGAAATCAGATTAAGCTTACAGCACATTGGTCAAACAACTATTATGGTTGGGGGTCAAGCGATCGATGTTGCAACAGCAACCTTAGCTGATTTTATGGCTTATTACCAAGTTCAGCTAATGAACCCAAAAGTTCTGATTGGTATGATGATTGGTGCTATGTTAGCTTTCCTTTTCTCAGCTTTAACAATGAAAGCTGTAGGAAGAGCTGCTGGTGCAATGGTTGATGAAGTTAGAAGACAGTTTAGAGAAATTGCTGGAATTATGGAAGGAACAGGGAAACCTGACTATGCAGCTTGTGTGGCTATTTCAACTCAAGGCGCACAAAGAGAAATGATGCTACCTTCATTAATAGCAGTAATAGCTCCAATTGTAGTTGGTGTTTTATTAGGTGTGGCTGGTGTTGTTGGTATGTTAGCTGGTGGCCTTTCTACAGGTTTCATGCTGGCAATCATGTTAAATAATGCTGGTGGCGCTTGGGATAATGCTAAAAAGTATGTTGAAACTGGTGCGCTTGGTGGTAAAGGTTCTGATATCCACAAAGCAGCAGTTATTGGTGATACTGTTGGTGATCCATTCAAAGATACTTCAGGTCCATCACTTAACATTCTTATTAAGTTGATTTCTATGGTTTCAATCGTATTTGCTGGTCTAACTGTAAAGTTTGCACCAATGGTATCTGAGTTTTTAGGAATGGGAATTAATTAA
- the glf gene encoding UDP-galactopyranose mutase — protein sequence MKKILIVGAGISGATVANKLANAGKQVIVIDEKPHIAGNCYDKRQEGIMVHQYGAHIFHTSIKEVYDFLSQFTTFTDYQHQVKAVIQGKEVPVPFNFNSIDILFDEAKAKQLKDKLLAHYKLDSKVPILELQNAEDKDLQFLAEFVYENLFLYYTLKQWGLRPDELDKSVSGRVPVYIGTDDRYFPWDAYQGIPSQGYTEMIRQMLDQENIELQLETSFSSKNMDDFEHVYYTGTIDGFFNYKYGELPYRSERFENETVAKEYFQSNSVINYPNEHEYTRIIEHKYFLNNQTNKTIISYEYPEAYEKGKNDPYYPIQSMETTALYEKYLAEANTLGSIAFLGRLGDYKYYDMDKAVNRALEAVRNYPPLH from the coding sequence ATGAAAAAAATATTAATAGTTGGAGCGGGAATTAGTGGTGCAACAGTAGCAAATAAATTAGCTAACGCTGGAAAACAAGTAATAGTTATAGATGAAAAGCCCCATATTGCTGGTAATTGCTATGATAAAAGGCAAGAAGGAATAATGGTTCATCAATACGGAGCGCACATTTTCCATACGTCAATTAAAGAAGTTTATGATTTTTTATCTCAATTCACTACTTTCACTGATTACCAACACCAAGTAAAAGCAGTTATCCAAGGCAAAGAAGTTCCTGTGCCCTTTAACTTTAATTCTATTGATATATTATTTGATGAAGCAAAAGCTAAACAACTAAAAGATAAACTTCTAGCACACTACAAATTAGACTCCAAAGTTCCTATCTTAGAGCTTCAGAACGCTGAGGATAAAGACCTGCAGTTCTTGGCTGAATTTGTCTACGAAAACTTATTTTTATACTATACCCTTAAACAATGGGGATTAAGACCAGATGAGCTAGATAAAAGCGTTTCTGGACGCGTTCCTGTCTATATTGGGACAGACGATAGATACTTTCCTTGGGACGCTTACCAAGGGATTCCTTCACAAGGTTATACGGAAATGATTAGGCAGATGTTGGACCAGGAGAACATCGAGCTACAATTAGAAACTAGCTTCAGTTCCAAGAACATGGATGACTTTGAGCATGTTTATTACACAGGCACTATTGATGGTTTTTTTAATTACAAATACGGCGAGTTGCCCTATAGAAGTGAGCGTTTCGAGAATGAGACTGTTGCTAAAGAATATTTTCAGAGTAATTCTGTAATCAATTATCCTAATGAACATGAATATACTAGAATTATTGAACATAAGTATTTCTTAAACAATCAGACAAACAAGACTATTATTTCTTATGAATATCCTGAAGCTTATGAAAAAGGCAAAAACGACCCATACTACCCCATCCAGAGTATGGAAACTACTGCGCTATACGAAAAGTATTTAGCTGAAGCTAACACTTTAGGAAGTATTGCTTTTCTAGGCAGATTAGGTGACTATAAGTATTATGATATGGATAAAGCAGTTAATAGAGCATTGGAAGCTGTAAGAAACTATCCCCCTCTTCACTAA
- the glmS gene encoding glutamine--fructose-6-phosphate transaminase (isomerizing), producing MCGIFGYIGDSEASEKILTGLKKLEYRGYDSIGVATMGDKLEIYKNAGKVSDLESIITLKNLKGTTGIGHTRWATHGAPTECNAHPHFDEEKKIAIVHNGIIENYQELRDDLIKDGFKFTSETDSEVIVHLISACYQKSKNVEEAFLYAIKRLRGAYAICCITEYEPSKMFLAKKASPLLVGVGEGENYCASDVSPILKHTRNIIYLDDNEYAVLTTNSVIVKNYKKIVIEKEIIRSTVNIEDVEKGSYDFYMMKEIHEQPESIINTITNRCFIDEGKVNFDFIGINYNELLNINRIVITACGTSLHAGLVGEFYLEKFAQVPVEVEYAAEFRYRNPIIDSKTLVIAISQSGETADTLAAVLEAKQKKARIISICNVPGSTIARESDGVIYTKAGVEIGVASTKAFTTQITALYMFSIFLARIKWIINKEEAKNLLTKLYEIPELIRRILLKEEHIYKIASKYYTSQSFLYLGRGISFHVAQEGALKMKEISYIHAEGYSAAEMKHGPIALIDENMPVVVIALKTRSYEKIIGNISEVKARQGKVIAIATVGDTNIKNLVDDVIYIPDCEEELSAILSVIPLQLLAYYTAILRGCHVDQPRNLAKSVTVE from the coding sequence ATGTGTGGCATATTTGGATATATTGGAGATAGTGAAGCTAGTGAGAAAATACTCACTGGATTAAAGAAACTAGAATACCGAGGTTATGATAGCATTGGTGTTGCCACAATGGGTGATAAGCTAGAGATATATAAAAATGCTGGAAAAGTTTCTGATTTAGAATCAATAATAACTTTAAAAAACCTTAAAGGAACAACTGGCATTGGACATACTCGATGGGCTACACATGGTGCTCCAACCGAATGTAATGCACACCCACATTTTGATGAAGAAAAAAAAATAGCCATCGTCCATAATGGTATTATTGAGAATTATCAAGAGCTTAGAGACGATTTGATTAAGGACGGCTTTAAATTTACCTCTGAAACAGATTCTGAAGTTATCGTACATCTAATATCAGCATGTTACCAAAAAAGTAAAAACGTAGAAGAAGCCTTTTTATATGCAATAAAGAGATTGCGAGGAGCTTACGCTATTTGTTGTATTACAGAATATGAGCCTTCTAAAATGTTTCTTGCAAAGAAAGCTAGCCCCTTATTGGTTGGTGTTGGCGAGGGCGAAAACTACTGTGCTTCTGATGTTAGTCCAATCCTTAAACACACTAGAAACATTATTTATTTAGATGACAACGAATATGCAGTCCTTACTACCAATAGTGTAATTGTAAAAAATTACAAAAAAATTGTTATTGAGAAGGAAATTATTAGAAGTACTGTTAATATTGAAGACGTAGAAAAAGGCAGTTATGATTTCTATATGATGAAAGAAATTCACGAACAACCAGAATCAATAATCAACACCATAACAAACCGTTGTTTTATTGATGAAGGAAAAGTTAATTTTGACTTTATTGGCATTAATTATAATGAATTATTAAACATTAACAGAATTGTTATTACTGCCTGTGGCACATCTTTACATGCTGGACTAGTTGGAGAGTTTTATTTAGAAAAATTTGCACAAGTACCTGTTGAGGTTGAGTATGCCGCAGAGTTTAGATACAGAAACCCAATCATTGATTCGAAGACATTAGTAATTGCTATTTCTCAGTCTGGCGAAACAGCAGACACCTTAGCTGCTGTACTTGAAGCCAAACAAAAGAAAGCTAGAATTATTAGTATTTGCAATGTTCCTGGTAGTACAATTGCTCGTGAATCAGACGGAGTTATTTATACTAAAGCAGGAGTGGAAATTGGAGTTGCCTCAACAAAAGCCTTTACTACTCAAATAACAGCTTTATATATGTTTTCAATTTTTCTAGCAAGAATTAAATGGATAATAAACAAAGAGGAAGCTAAAAATCTATTAACTAAACTTTATGAAATACCTGAGCTAATCAGAAGAATTTTACTTAAAGAAGAGCATATTTATAAGATTGCTAGCAAATATTACACAAGTCAGAGCTTTTTATATTTAGGGAGAGGAATCAGCTTTCATGTAGCACAAGAAGGTGCGTTAAAAATGAAGGAAATCTCTTACATTCACGCTGAAGGATATTCAGCTGCAGAAATGAAGCATGGCCCAATCGCTTTAATTGACGAAAATATGCCAGTTGTAGTTATTGCTCTTAAAACAAGAAGTTATGAAAAAATTATTGGAAACATTTCAGAAGTAAAGGCAAGACAAGGCAAAGTAATAGCCATTGCAACGGTTGGTGATACAAATATCAAAAATTTAGTAGATGATGTGATTTATATACCTGATTGTGAGGAAGAATTATCCGCCATACTTTCGGTAATTCCTTTACAATTATTAGCCTATTACACGGCTATACTTAGGGGTTGTCATGTTGACCAGCCTAGAAATCTTGCGAAGAGCGTAACGGTGGAGTGA
- the proB gene encoding glutamate 5-kinase: MVNFKEKKLVVIKIGSNILTTKDKKPDLNNLRDLVHQISQIKKCNKNLVIVSSGAIAYGTEGLGMLPKSIQEKQAAAAIGQVVLMENYQNFFAREGIKIGQILLTKDALLDEHRAEFARNTFNTLLEKGIVPIVNENDTVAVEEIKFSDNDNLSSMVAVLLKADLQIFLSDIDGLYDLDPRVHEDAKKIKRLTKVSDEMIAQISASVSAVSRGGMKSKVQSAKYLLENHIDVIIANGRQPNILLDLYEGQECGTCFIGESADV, translated from the coding sequence ATGGTTAATTTTAAAGAAAAAAAATTAGTTGTAATTAAAATAGGTTCGAATATCCTTACTACTAAGGATAAAAAACCTGATTTAAATAATTTAAGAGACCTAGTTCATCAAATTAGCCAAATAAAAAAATGTAACAAAAACCTAGTTATTGTTTCCTCTGGTGCGATTGCTTATGGTACAGAAGGTTTAGGTATGCTTCCAAAAAGCATTCAAGAAAAGCAAGCAGCTGCTGCTATTGGACAAGTTGTACTGATGGAAAATTATCAGAATTTTTTTGCCAGAGAAGGCATCAAAATAGGACAAATACTTTTAACTAAAGATGCTTTACTTGATGAACATCGTGCTGAATTTGCTAGAAACACTTTTAATACTTTGCTGGAAAAGGGAATTGTTCCAATAGTAAATGAAAACGATACGGTTGCTGTTGAAGAGATAAAATTCTCTGATAACGATAATTTATCCTCAATGGTTGCTGTTTTATTGAAAGCTGACCTGCAAATCTTTTTATCAGATATTGATGGGCTGTATGATTTAGACCCTCGCGTGCATGAAGATGCCAAAAAGATTAAAAGATTAACTAAGGTTTCTGATGAAATGATTGCACAAATCAGTGCCTCTGTTTCTGCTGTTAGTCGAGGTGGGATGAAGTCAAAAGTTCAGTCAGCTAAATATTTATTAGAAAATCACATAGATGTCATTATCGCCAACGGTAGACAGCCTAACATTTTATTAGACCTCTATGAGGGGCAAGAATGTGGAACTTGTTTTATTGGAGAGAGTGCCGATGTCTGA